CGCCGGCGAGACCAACCCCGGCGAATCGATCGTCGGCTTCGTCGGCGGCCAGGAGACCTCGCTGATCGAGCGCTTCGAGGCGGGGTACGTCGCCGGCGCACAGTACGCGGACGAGTCGATCCAGACGCCCTCGGCGTACGCCGGGAGCTGGACCGACCCGACGACGGGCCAGGAGATCGCCACCGGGATGTACAACGACGGTGCCGACATCGTCTATCACGCCGCCGGCGGCACGGGCGGGGGCGTCTTCGAGGCTGCCCAGTCGAACGGGCGCTTCGCCATCGGCGTCGACGACGACCAGTCGATAAGCGCCGAGGAGTTCAGCGACGTGATCGTCGCGAGCATGATCAAGCGCGTCGACACCGCCGTCTACGAGTCGATCCAGTCGATCGTCGAGGACTCCTTCGAGGGCGGGCAGGTCAACGACCTCGGCCTCGAAGAGGAGGGCGTCGGCGCGGTCATCGGCCAGGACTTCGAGGGCGAACTGCCCACGGAGATCACCGACGCGCTCGAGGAGTCGCGTCAGGCGATCATCGACGGCGAGATCGACGTGCCCGACACACTCGATGGCAGCTGAAACCGATCAGCCCCCCGCCGTCCACCTCGAGGGGATCACCAAGCGATTCCCCGGCGGCGTCGTCGCCAACGACGCCGTCGACTTCAGCGTCGAGCGGGGCACGATCCACGCGCTCGTCGGCGAGAACGGGGCCGGCAAAACGACGCTGATGAACGTCCTCTACGGGCTGTACGAACCCACGGAGGGCACCGTCCGGATCGACGG
The Halalkalicoccus subterraneus genome window above contains:
- a CDS encoding BMP family lipoprotein, translated to MRRRTFLASAGVSVPVLTAGCLLNDESGNGGNGNDSDGGSGGSDVTAGIVYSTGGLGDESFNDMANQGIEQAQEEFGIEYQSAEPGSPADMNEMQRQFAGNDAIDVVVCIGFDHEADLQNNAEEFSDTQFVLVDAVVEADNVASYVFREHEGSFQVGHLAGLLTGTEYAHGAGETNPGESIVGFVGGQETSLIERFEAGYVAGAQYADESIQTPSAYAGSWTDPTTGQEIATGMYNDGADIVYHAAGGTGGGVFEAAQSNGRFAIGVDDDQSISAEEFSDVIVASMIKRVDTAVYESIQSIVEDSFEGGQVNDLGLEEEGVGAVIGQDFEGELPTEITDALEESRQAIIDGEIDVPDTLDGS